The sequence below is a genomic window from Oleidesulfovibrio alaskensis DSM 16109.
ATTGTAACGATCAGGATCTGCCACGTATTCCTCCTGTCACACAGGCTTGTAGTAACGTGCAGCGCCGTGCGGGGTTGCACATCCGGCGCTCAGCGGAACAAAGCGAAACACCCGCCGCATGATGCGGCGGGCGGTAACCACGGGTATTATTTTTTGTGGTTTCCGTTTTTGCGTTCCCACCATGATTTGTCGGGTCCCAGAAACCACCAGTCGGTATGATCTGTATGCGCCACGGTCTGCGCCAGTGCGGCGCCCGCTTCGGTGCGCAGGCGCTTCAGGGCGCCTTCCATCCATTTGCCCGCATATCTGTTGCCCAGATCAAGCTCCTGCTTCAGGTTCAGAATCAGGTCTATCTGGTCGGCATCCTGCGCCAGACGCGCCTCCACGGAGCCGGCTTCTTCCAGCTCGTCAAAAAGCGGCAGCACACGGTCTTCCAGACCGGTGCCTTCCAGCGCATGTTCCAGCGCGATGCGCTGGTTGCAGGTATTATATATGCGGTTCACATAGTTGAAGTCACCGATACGGCTTTCATGAAAATCATGAAAAAGGCACATGAGCGCGGTCCGCGCAGGATCGGCTCCGGCCTCGCAGGCCAGCACATAACCGATGACCGCGGTACGGAAAGAATGTTCCGCCACGTTCTCGCTGCCGGTACCCAGAAACTGGTACCCGCTGCGGGGAGTTTTGCGGAGCATTCCCGCTTCAAAAAGAAAATCGGCAAGACGTGTGAGCCTGTCACGCCCCTGCAGATTGTGCTGCGGGTTGCAGTGCGTCATAAAAGAACGCCTCCGGACATTTCTCGCACCGTCAGGCGCGGAACGACTCCATACGGCATTTCCGCACTCAAGTACACCCCCGCCGCACCGCCGCGGCGCATACACGGCAACGGCAGCGGACAGCCTGCGGCGCTGCCGTCAGGGCCGGCTGCCCCATCGTCTGCCCATGGTCCAGAACAGCAGCAACGAAAAAACAGCCCCCAGCGTGTCGGCCAGCATGTCTTTCTGCGCGTCCCACACGTCGCCCTGACTACCCAGAAAAGCAACCCCGGCATCACCACCTTCCGCCGCGGCATACCACCATTCGATAATTTCGTATCCGGCCGCCACGGACATGATGAAAAAGAGGGCAAACAAGGTGGACACCACCGGACCGGCCAGTCTGCGGCGCATAAAAAGCTCGCACATGGCATAGGCATAAAACCCGACACTGAAATGCCCGATGCGGTCAAAGTGATTGCGTCCGCCTCCCAGCAGTTCCGTTACCGCACCGAAAGGCACCTCGCTGAAGGTGAAATGCGCCCCCACCGTATGCCAGAAAAGCCACACAGCCATAAGCCCGTAAGCAATATTGGAAAAACGGAAAAATCTGTATGTGACCACCAGCAGCACAAACACGCTGACAAGCGGAATGACCTCTGCAATCCACACCGCGCGGGAAGCGGGCGCAATGCCCAGCAGTGCAAAAAAAACAGTAAACACGGCAGCAAGCACCACCGGAAAATTCTCGCGGGTAACATTGATGCGCATAAGGCTCCTCCTGAGCGAAAAAACGGCTTGCAGCACAATGCCGCAAACAGGCGGAGTGTGCAAACCGTTGCGCATGCAAAAGGCCGGAAAGCCTTTCGGCTTTCCGGCCCGTTTTCTCCGATTCCCCGGTCTGGCGACTATTAACCGCCAAGCAGCTGCATGGCCATTCTGGGCAGCGAGTTAGCCTGCGAAAGCATGGCCACTGCCGACTGGGTGAGGATCTGCTGCCGCGTGAACTCGGTCATTTCCTGCGAAACGTCCACGTCGGAAATACGGGATTCGGCAGCCTGCAGGTTTTCAGACTGAATCTGCAGGTTGGTGATGGTGTTTTCCAGACGGTTCTGGAGAGCACCGAGGTTTGCGCGGATCTTGTCCTTGGAGACGATGGCATTTTCAATGCCGACCAGCGCGTTCTGTGCGGCGGACTGGGTGGAAATGGTGTACCCTGCTCCGCCCACGGTGGACTGGTTGCCCAGCCCCAGAGCCGATGCCGTGGAAGTACCGATCTGGATGTAGTAGTAGTCTTCCGCGGAGTCGTTCTTGGTACCGAAGTGCACCTTCAGCTTGCCGGTGGACACAAGGCCGCTGCCGTCATGCGATGCACTGGAAAGGTTGCCGTTCAGCAGCGCGATGCCGTTAAAGTCGGTAGCGTTGGCGATACGGGTGATTTCCGAAGCCATGGCCTGATATTCGGAGTCGATGATCAGACGCTGGTCGGAAGTGTAGGTACCGGTTGCGGCCTGTTCCGCCAGTTCCTTCATGCGGATGAGCTTTTCGTCGATAACGGAAAGCGCACCGTCTGCAGTCTGGATAAGCGAAATAGCGTCGTTGGCGTTACGTACCCCCTGATTCAGCGCGGCGATGTCGGCGCGCATGATTTCGCGGATGGCAAGACCGGCTGCGTCATCCGCAGCGGTACCCACGCGAAGGCCCGAAGACAAACGGCGTACGGACGTGCTCAGGTTGCCATAAGACTGGCTCAGGTTACGGGCAGCATTCGTCGCCATCAAGTTGTGATTGATAACCAGAGACATAATATTCCTCCATGAATATTAGTGCTTTTTAGAAACACTCTGCTCCGGCCGCTTCCCTGCGGCCGCAAAGTGATCTTCCTGACTATCTATTCGACCGCGAACCGGCTTTCATTAGCCCTCCAGTCCATTTTTTTCGGACTGCACACAGCAGAAAAACATAACATGCTGTATTACATAAAAAAAGCCGGAGCAGCAAACTGCTCCGGCACATACCCCAACGGTCTCTGCATCAGCCGCCGAGCAGCTGCATGGCCATACGCGGCAGCGAATTGGCCTGCGACAACATGGCCACCGCAGACTGGGTAAGAATCTGCTGGCGGACAAACTCGGTCATTTCATTGGAAACATCGACATCTGAAATACGGGATTCAGCGGCCTGCAGGTTTTCGGCCTGAATCTGCAGGTTGGTGATGGTGTTTTCCAGACGGTTCTGCAGCACCCCGAGGGCCGCCCTGATATTGTCTTTGGATACAATAGCCTTGTCGATGGCAACAAGGGCCTGCTGGGCTGCTGACTGGGTGGAAATGGCAAACCCGCCGAAGGTGGCATCGGCCTGATTGCCCACCCCAAGTGCCGAAGCCGTGGCGGTGCCTATCTGTATGTAATAGTAGTCTTCGGCAGAATCATTTGCCGTGCCGAAATGTATCTTCATTTTCCCGCGCGAAACGACCCCGCTGCCATCATGAGTGGAGCTGGAAAGATTGCCGTTGAGCAGCTGGATACCGTTGAAATCAGTCGAATTGGCAATACGGGTGATTTCCGAAGCCATGGCCTGATATTCGGAATCAATGAGCAGACGCTGATCCGAGGTGTACGTGCCGGTTGCGGCCTGTTCGGCCAGTTCCTTCATGCGGATGAGCTTTTCGTCAATGACTGAAAGCGCGCCGTCTGCCGTCTGCAGCAGCGAAATGGCATCGTTGGCGTTTCGTACCCCCTGATGCATGGACGCTATGTTGGCACGCATGAGTTCTCTGATGGCCATACCTGCCGCGTCGTCGGCTGCTGTCCCCACACGCAGCCCCGAAGAAAGCCGCCGGACGGATGTTGACAGATTGCCGTACGCCGTACTCAGATTGCGCGAAGCATTCTGCGCCATAAGGTTATGGTTGATGACCATCGACATATATATTCCTCCTCGTCTGCTCACATGCCGCAACTGTCAGCAACTTGACACGTTTTTCCCGCAGCTTACGCAGCAAGACAGGAAAAACACGCCGGTCGCCCGTTCCGGCCAAAAAACAAGCATAAATCGTGCCAGATGCCCGCAAGTGCAGCACCGAAAGGGATTGGCGACAGACACGCTTTGCCTTATGGTACAGACAAAACACGGAGGAACCGTAATGAGCACACATGCCGAAACCCGCGCCATAACCGCGGCGGACATACGGGCGGCAAAAAACACAAGACGTCTGGCCATGCTGACGGCATACGACTACCCCACGGCATCCATTGCCGATGAAGGCGGCATGGACATGCTGCTGGTAGGCGATTCGCTGGCCATGGTGGTGCTGGGGCATGAGGACACGCTGTCCGTGACGCTGGACGAGATGATCCACCACTGCCGGGCCGTTACGCGGGGCGCCTCACGCGCGCTGGTGGTGGGCGACCTGCCCTTTATGACCTATGAACAGGGGCCGGATCAGGCCATGCACAGCGCGGCGCGACTGTTCCGCGAAGGCGGTGTGCGCGCTGTAAAGCTGGAAGGGGGCAAAGAAGTCGCTCCGCAGGTGGAGGCTCTTGTGAAGGCGGGGATTCCCGTCATGGGGCACATCGGGCTTACTCCGCAGCGTGTAGCGGCGCTGGGCGGCTTTAAAGTGCAGGGGCGTTCGGCTGCCGCCGCCCGCAGTCTGGCGGAAGATGCGCGCATACTGGAAGATGCGGGCTGTTTTGCACTGGTACTGGAAGCCATACCCGCCCCTGTGGCCGCGCACATTACCCGCACGTCAGGCATTCCCACCATCGGCATAGGGGCCGGAGCGCAGTGCGACGGACAGGTGCTGGTGGTGCACGATATGCTGGGCCTGTTCGACCGCTTTACCCCGAAGTTTGTGAAACGCTATGCAGAGCTGCGCGGGCATGCCGTAAAAGCCGTGCAGCAGTATGGTGATGAAGTGCGTCAGGGAGAATTTCCCGCGGCGCAGCACTCCTTCGGCATGCCGGAAGACGAACAGCGCCGCTGGGAAGAAAATGTCAGCGGCGCGGACGACTGATGCTCATCCCCCGAGGCGGCGGAGCATCCAGTCCCTGCAGCAGCAGGCAGGACGAGGGAATAATCCGCACAAAGCGTTCCTCGTTCACACGTTCACGAAAGCAGGTTACCTGATGCCGCAAAAGCACGTGCAGCGCACCGGAGTCTCTGCTGGAATCGAGCAGAAAAAGCGAATCGCCCAGCAGACGGTCGGCGGCTGTCCAGTGGCGTACCACAGGGGCATCCTGCCCGGGCACATAGCGCATGAACCGCAGCAGCATTGTTCTTCTGGCACCCGCGGCAAGCCAGTCTGCAGCCATGCTCCAGAAATCGCTTTCTCCGGCCGGCTCATCGGCAAAAGCGCTCTGCACATGCAGCGGGAAAAGACCGGCCCCGTACCATTCCAGCATATCATGCACTATGCCGGTGTAGTCAGTGGCGGCGGTAACCGCCGCGGTAAAAACCTCGTCGTCCTGTGCAAGCCTGAGGAGCGTGTCATGAAACATGCGTCTGGCCTGAAACGCGGTAAGCGCGTGCGTGCGGCAAAAAGCATTGACCACCGCATACAGCGCGCAGAAATTATCCAGTGCTCCCTGATGGAAAGCCGTTCCCATGACGCCCGCCTTGTTATACTCTGTCCGCCTGACATCGCTGCGACGCCCTGCGCGGCACAGTATGTTCCGGATTTTGCTTTACAACAAGGGCCACTAAGTTTACAACCAGAACAACAACTATATGCGGATACATTGATATGCAGATAATCACATCTCCCGAAGAGCTTCAGCGGCTTTGCCTTGACTGGCGCTGCGGCGGTGTCAAAACCGCGCTGGTTCCGACCATGGGTTACTACCATGCAGGGCACGAAAGCCTTATGGCCTATGCCCGCGAACGTGCGGACAAGGTTGTGGTGAGCCTTTTTGTCAACCCCGCGCAGTTTGCTCCCGGAGAAGATCTGGCAGCCTACCCCCGCGACCTTTCCGGCGATGCCGAGGTTGCCCAGCGGGCCGGTGCCGATGTGCTGTTCACCCCGCAGCCGGAAGCCATGTACCCGCAGGGATTCGACACATGGGTGGAAATTCCCGGACTGTCTTCCGGCCTGTGCGGCGCCGACCGTCCCGGTCATTTCCGCGGGGTGTGCACCGTGGTCATGAAGCTGATGCTGCTCACCCTGCCCCGTCTTGCCGTTTTCGGCGAAAAAGACTGGCAGCAGCTGGCAGTGCTCAGACGCATGGCAAAAGACATGCATCTGCCCGTAACCATAGACGGTTGCCCCATTGTACGCGAAACCGACGGTCTGGCCATGAGTTCACGCAATGTGTATCTGACTCCGGAAGAGCGCAGACAGGCACCTGCCCTGTATCAGGGGCTGATCCGTGCACGCGACATGGTTGCCGGCGGAGAGCGCGACACGGCCGTTCTGCGGGCTGCGGTTAAAGAATACTGGAAGCAGCACCTGCCGGAAGGCAGGGAAGATTATCTGGAAATTGTTCACCCCGACACGCTGCAGCCGCTGGAACGAGTGGGGGGCATGGCCACATGCGCAGCCGCCGTACGTCTGGGCAGAGCACGCCTGATTGACAATCTGGCTCTGATATGAACGGCAGGCACGGATAATGACCGCTCAGGATTCTTCAGGCGGCTTTATGGCGTCGCTGCGCCGGTTCATCAAGGCAAACCTGTTTGCCGGCATACTGGTGCTTACCCCGCTGGTGGCGACTTTTCTCACACTGCGGGTGGCAGTGCGCTGGGTGGACAAACTGCTGCTGCTCCTGCCGCCGCAGTACCGTCCGGAGGCTTTTCTGCCTTTTGCCGTGCCGGGGCTGGGGTTTCTGCTGCTGATCGTGGTGCTGCTGGTCACAGGGCTGCTTGTGCGCAATTTTCTGGGGCGCCGCCTTGTAGATCTGGGCGACGCCATTCTGGCACGCATACCGCTGGTCAGCTCGCTGTACTCCGGTATCAAGCAGCTGGTGGAAACCATATTCACCTCTTCGCGCGATTTTCAGCGGGTGGTGCTGATAGAATATCCCCGCAAGGGGCTGTACACCATGGCATTTGTCACAGGCGTTGCCGTGGGTGAAATTCAAAGCAAAACAGCCAGCAAAGTGCTGAACGTGTTTGTGCCCACCACCCCGAACCCCACTTCGGGCTTTTACCTCATGGTGCCCGAAGCGGATGTCATTCCGTTGGAAATGAATGTGGAAGATGCATTCAAACTGCTTATTTCCGGCGGAATTCTGAGTGCAGAGCACGAAAAGTCGAAAAACAGAAAAAAGAAAACAGCCATCAAGGCGAAGAACACATCCCAGGAGGAAACGCATGATCCCTTATAAGGGTAAATACCACTTCACTTCCGAATCGGTTACCGAAGGCCATCCCGACAAAGTCGCTGACCAGATTTCCGACGCCGTGCTTGATGTGCTGCTCGAACAGGATCCTGATTCGCGCGTGGCCTGTGAGACCATGGTCACCACCGGCATGGCCATCATCGCCGGCGAAATAACCACCAGAGGCTATGCCGACCTGCCGCAGGTGGTGCGGGATACCATCAAAGAAATCGGATACAATAACTCCTCCATGGGATTTGACTGGCAGACATGCGCCGTGCTGTCTTCCATAGACAAACAGTCTCCTGACATTGCTCAGGGCGTTGACCGCCAGGACCCCGAAAATCAGGGCGCCGGTGACCAGGGCATGATGTTCGGTTTTGCCTGCGACGAAACCCCCACGCTGATGCCCGCCCCCATATTCTGGGCACACCAGCTTTCGCAAAAGCTTACCGCTGTGCGCAAAGACGGCACCGTGGATTTTCTGCGCCCCGACGGCAAAACACAGGTGTCCTTTGAATACGTTGACGGCCGCCCGGTACGCATCAACAATGTGGTTGTTTCCACACAGCATGCGGAACAGGCCAGCCAGACAGACATCATAGACGCCATCAGAACCCACGTCATACGTCCCGTTCTGGAACCTTCCGGCTTCTTCAACGAAAAAGACTGCGAAATTTTCATCAACACCACCGGCCGTTTTGTTATCGGCGGCCCCATGGGTGACTGCGGTCTTACCGGCCGTAAAATCATTCAGGACACTTACGGCGGCATGGGCAGCCACGGCGGCGGCGCATTCTCCGGCAAAGACCCCTCCAAAGTGGACCGCTCCGGCGCATACATGGGTCGCTACATTGCCAAAAACGTTGTGGCAGCCGGACTTGCTCCCAAATGCGAAGTACAGATCGCGTACTGCATCGGCGTGGCCGATCCTGTTTCCGTACTGTGCACCTCTCTGGGCAGCAGCGACATTTCCGACGAGGTGCTCACTCAGGCCGTGCGCGATGTGTTCGACCTGCGCCCGTACCATATCTCCAAACGACTTGACCTGCGCCGGCCGATCTATAAAAAATCAGCCTGCTACGGACACTTCGGTCGCGAGATTCCCGAATTTTCGTGGGAACGCACCGACGCTGTGGACGATCTGCGTGCAGCGGCCCGCCGCTAGCCCTATCCCGCCCGTCAGCTTATTCCGGCCGGAGCTTCTTGCTCCGGCTTTTTTTTAGGCCCGTATCCGGACACCACAAACAAAAGGCGCATCCGCCACATGGCGGATGCGCCTGAAAAGAGCCTTTCCGGCAATATGCGGTTACAGCGGAATAATAAGAGTACGGTCGGCCACCAGTTTGCCCACACGGTACAGATACACCACATATGCAAGACCAAACGTGATGACAGCCAGTATGATCCATAAAATAAGATGACCAAGCTGACTGCCGAGATCAAGGTCGCACTGCAGCCTGCCGACTCTGCGCCCGCCGGAAACAACATATGTCCGGCTGACAACAAACCGCGCCAGTGCATAGGGGTAGATAAATGCTCCTATACCCAGAGTAAGCACGGAAATAATGATCCACAGCACAGCATGTCCGATGCATTCGGCCATGCTCAGGTCGCAGTCAAAACGCCCGTTGAACATCAGAACTCCTTACGTTTCAGGCAGGTGATCGGCACACATCCACAGGACGCACAGCCGCATGCGCCCCGGCGTCATGCCGTGACGTTTGCCGTCCTGTTACCATAACTTTTCCAGAAACGGTAGAGTTCATCCACATTTTGTGAGGTCAGCAGCGGCATGGCAGCACTCAGCATATCCTGCGGCCACTCCCACCACGCCATTTCAAGCAGCATGGCCACATTTTTCTCATCAAACCGGACACGCAGCTGTCTGGCGGGCATGCCGGCCACCACGGCATACGGAGGCACATCAGAAGTGACCACGGCACGCGAAGCAATGACAGCCCCGTGCCCGATACGCACTCCCGGCATGATCATGGCTTCGGCTCCTATCCACACATCGCTGCCCACCACCGTATCTCCGGCCGGCCTGTAGCCGTCACGGGCACCGGAAAATTCGGCATTGCCTGCGTAGTAGAAGGGAAAAGTGCTTATCCAGTCGGTACGGTGCCCCTGATTGCCCGCCATGACAAAGCTGGCGCCCGTTCCGATGGAGCAGAAGCTGCCTATGATCAGCCTGTCCACGGTATCCGGTTGCGGCATAAGATAGCGGACACAGTCTTCAAACGGGTGGTTGTGGTAATACCCGGAATAATAACTGTAACGGCCGACTGTTATGTTCGGATTGCTTACCTGCTCATGCAGGGGAATGCCCTTGAACGGACTGGTGAAGATGCTGTCTTTAGTCATAATGTCCACAGCGTTATACCATACTGCGGGCAAAAGCTAGATACCGAAATAAGAAGTGATCAGCGCACGCGCACGCGAAGTAAGCGACGGCAGGTCGGGTTTTGATACCTGATCATCAGCGCCGACGGCCTCGCCTTTGTGCCGCAGCGCTTCAGTTATCAGCGAAGAAAACAGCATTACCGGCAGCTGTTTGAGCACAGGGTCATCCTTGATGCGCCTTGTCAGGTTGTGGCCGTCCATTTCCGGCATTTCAATGTCGGATACCACAAGCACCACAAAATCGCTCAGCGGGCGTCCCTGTTCCTGCGATTCCTTTTTCCAGGCTTCCAGCTGCTTCCACGCTTCCAGTCCGCTGCTGGTGGCCGTCACGTCAAAACCGGCTTTTTTCAACGTCGCACCTATCATGTTGCGGATCGAAGAAGAATCGTCCGCAATAAGCGTTTTCAGATTATCACCGGAAACACTCTCTTCGATGCGTTCTGCGTGGGCTTTCAAATCAAGATGCGGATTCATTGAAGCAACAATGCGCTCCATGTCCAGCAGAAAGACGATGCGATCTTCAAAACGCACAACGCCTGTTATGGATTCATTGCTGAACCGGTGCAGGTACGCATCCGGAGCTTCGATCTGACTCCAGCTGAGACGGTGAATGCTGGTAACCGAAGACACCAGAAAAGCCGTGATAGTGCCGCTGAATTCCGAAACAATGACTTTGGCTCCGGGGGAATCCAGACTGCCCTTTTCCAGCCACCGGGCAAGGTCGATGAGCGGCAGCACCCTGCCCCGCAGCGAAAAAGTACCCAAAGCCGCAGGATGATGCGTACCCGGCAGACCCACCACATCAGGACGCCGTATAATTTCAAGCACCTTTGCCACGTTCATGGCATAGTGGCCTTTATACAGAGTGCCCTCCGCATCCTGCTCTTCTATGATAAACTCAATTATTTCTAACTCGTTTGTGCCCGATTCCAAAAGGATGTTGCTCTGTGACATAAGTCACCCCCTATCTTCATACTATGCACGGGGAAGAAGGGAGTTACAAGCCCCGCCGCGTTATTCCTTTCACACTATCAAAACATTGCGCCGGACCAGGCTTCGCGCAGGGCGTGCGGGGAGGCACGGAAAGGATTGGGCGCCACCGGCGGCACGGACAAAGCTGCCGTCTGACTGAAAGGCGTGCCTGCAAGGTGCCTGTTGTAGGCATGATACATAAGAGGCTCCAGCGTCAGCACATCTTCGGCATTGTAGGCCAGCAGGGTTTCAAGAACACGCTCGTCGCCTGTTCTGCGGAAAAGATTCCACAACAGCACGGCCATGTACCCGTCCACGCCCTCCAGTTCGCCTCTGTCAAACCCAAGGCAGTGCTCGATATGCTTCAGGCCGCCCCCCAGTCCGAGCGCTCTGAATACATAACGCAGATCCACGTGCCCCGCTGTCATGCGCATATCAAGCGCCCGCTCCAGAAAAGGCACATCAAAGCATTTACCGTTGAACGTTATCAAAAGGTCATAGGCAGCCATGTCTTCTGCAAAATCATGCAGATTGCGCCCGTGCACATATGTACGCACCTGCCGCCCGTCGTACAGGGCGATGGTGGTCACATGTGCCGACGGCCACGACAATCCCGTTGTTTCAATGTCCACGTAGGCGGCATTGCAGCGGAACGGATCAAAAAGGCGCCACTGCATATTGGCGGGCAGACTGCCCCCGAACCACGCAGCGTCGGCGGATTCCAGCCGGGCAAGCGATTCTTCGGCACCGCGGCGCAGCCGGTCGCCGTTTTTTCCCAGCAGCTTCTGCGGCGCATCCAGCGCATCTTCCCAGGTCAGCACACCCTTGTCCCACAGGCTGCGTTCAGTGCCTGCACCGACTCCCGGCAGATGACAGAACGTATTTTTAAGCATCAGACACCGGCCTTGCGGGCAGACGCACGCGCTGCCGTTTTTTTTCCCTGCACCCCTTTGCGCGGGCAGAAATCAAACATTTCACACTCATGGCACAACGGTTTGCGGGCATCGCACACATGCCGCCCGAACCACACCATGCGGTGGTTCACGTCGCCCCACTCCGCACGGGGAAAAAGGGGCATCAGGTCTTTTTCAACCACAACCGGATTATCCGATGCGGTGAACCCCATGCGGAAGGCTATACGCTTCACATGCGTGTCCACCGCCAGCCCCTCGTTAATGCCGTATCCGCCCCAAAGCACAATGTTAGCCGTTTTGCGGGCCAGCCCGGGCAGCGCCGTCAGCTCATCCATGGTACGCGGAACCTGCCCGCCGTGCAGGCGGGTTACCATATCTGCCGCGGCTATGAGATTTTTTGCCTTGTTGCGGTAAAAACCGGTGGAATGCACAACTTCTTCCACCTCTCCCTGCAATGCCTGCGCAAGCTCGGCAGGGCCCGGCCAACGCCGGAAAAGCCCGGGGGTGACTTTATTCACCCTTTCGTCCGTGCATTGTGCGGCAAGCACAGTAGCCACCAGCAGTTCCCACGGGGTACGCGCATCAAGATGTGTGGCAGGAGCCGGATACCTTTTTTTCAGCAGCGCCAGAAAAGCCGCCGCACGTTCTTTCTTTTTCATTTACATGACCACCTGAGGATGAAAATCATACTGTGCAAAGCATACGGGCATACAATATCCCCGAAAAGAATCCGCGGCACAGGGCTTTGCACCCCGAAATTATTGCCGTTACCGCAGCTTTGCTGTACATAAGCTGTCGCGCGACGCACCACACCGTAACTCCGGAGGACACCATGGCAAAAATACTGTACATGACCGCCCCCGATGAACAGGAAGCACGGCGCATAGGCCGGATTCTTGTAGAACGCAGACTTGCAGCCTGTGTCAACATTCTCGGACGGATCGAGTCCATTTTCCGGTGGGACGGCCAAGTGCAGAATGAAAGCGAAGTCGCTTTCATCGCCAAGACATCGGACGACAGAGTCGAAGATGCTCTTGCCGCCGTGGCGGAACTGCACGGCTACGATGTGCCGTGTGCTGTCGCACTTGCCGTTTCAGAAGGGCTTCCCCCTTTTCTCAACTGGATAGACAACGAAGTACGAAAGGAGCGTTGAGCACATGTCCATTTTTATTTCCGGATCGCTCGCATACGATCGGATAATGAACTTCCCCGGCAAATTCAGCGATCATATTCTGCCGGATAAAATCCATATTCTCAACGTCTGCTTTCTTATCGACAGGCTGGAAGAAAAACGCGGCGGCACGGCGGGCAACATTGCATACTCACTGGCTCTGCTGGGCGAAAAGCCGACCATACTTGCCACTGTGGGCAAAGACTTTGACCGCTACGAAGAAGTGCTGACCGGTCTGGGACTGCCGCAGGACGGCATCCGGAAAATGGACGACCAGTTCACCGCCGGAGCCTACATTACCACCGACCAGAGCGACAACCAGATCACCGGATTCAACCCCGCAGCCATGAGCCACCCTTGCGGGTACCAGTTTAACGGCGTCACCCCCGAAAACGATCTTGCCATCGTCTCTCCCGGAAACCTGCAGGATATGGTGGAACTGCCGCGTAAATTCCGCAGCATGGGCATGCGCTATATTTTCGACCCCGGCCAGCAGATCACTGCGCTTACCGGTGACAGCATGCTGGAATGCATCAACGGTGCACACATGCTGGTAAGCAACGACTACGAACTGGAAATGATAATGAAAGCCACCGGCCGCACCAAAGCCGAACTGCTGACCATGACCGATTACATCATCACCACCCTCGGTGAGAACGGTTCGCGCATAGACAACGGCGAACCTGTCATGGTGGGCATTGCCAGACCGCGGCAGGTGCTTGACCCCACAGGCGCAGGCGACGCATTCCGCGCCGGTCTGCTCAAGGGTCTAACCGACGGGCTGGATGTGGCCGGAGCCGCAAAAATAGGCGCCACTTGTGCCAGCTTCTGCGTAG
It includes:
- a CDS encoding HD domain-containing protein, with the protein product MTHCNPQHNLQGRDRLTRLADFLFEAGMLRKTPRSGYQFLGTGSENVAEHSFRTAVIGYVLACEAGADPARTALMCLFHDFHESRIGDFNYVNRIYNTCNQRIALEHALEGTGLEDRVLPLFDELEEAGSVEARLAQDADQIDLILNLKQELDLGNRYAGKWMEGALKRLRTEAGAALAQTVAHTDHTDWWFLGPDKSWWERKNGNHKK
- a CDS encoding DUF2238 domain-containing protein; amino-acid sequence: MRINVTRENFPVVLAAVFTVFFALLGIAPASRAVWIAEVIPLVSVFVLLVVTYRFFRFSNIAYGLMAVWLFWHTVGAHFTFSEVPFGAVTELLGGGRNHFDRIGHFSVGFYAYAMCELFMRRRLAGPVVSTLFALFFIMSVAAGYEIIEWWYAAAEGGDAGVAFLGSQGDVWDAQKDMLADTLGAVFSLLLFWTMGRRWGSRP
- a CDS encoding flagellin, with translation MSLVINHNLMATNAARNLSQSYGNLSTSVRRLSSGLRVGTAADDAAGLAIREIMRADIAALNQGVRNANDAISLIQTADGALSVIDEKLIRMKELAEQAATGTYTSDQRLIIDSEYQAMASEITRIANATDFNGIALLNGNLSSASHDGSGLVSTGKLKVHFGTKNDSAEDYYYIQIGTSTASALGLGNQSTVGGAGYTISTQSAAQNALVGIENAIVSKDKIRANLGALQNRLENTITNLQIQSENLQAAESRISDVDVSQEMTEFTRQQILTQSAVAMLSQANSLPRMAMQLLGG
- a CDS encoding flagellin, yielding MSMVINHNLMAQNASRNLSTAYGNLSTSVRRLSSGLRVGTAADDAAGMAIRELMRANIASMHQGVRNANDAISLLQTADGALSVIDEKLIRMKELAEQAATGTYTSDQRLLIDSEYQAMASEITRIANSTDFNGIQLLNGNLSSSTHDGSGVVSRGKMKIHFGTANDSAEDYYYIQIGTATASALGVGNQADATFGGFAISTQSAAQQALVAIDKAIVSKDNIRAALGVLQNRLENTITNLQIQAENLQAAESRISDVDVSNEMTEFVRQQILTQSAVAMLSQANSLPRMAMQLLGG
- the panB gene encoding 3-methyl-2-oxobutanoate hydroxymethyltransferase; translated protein: MSTHAETRAITAADIRAAKNTRRLAMLTAYDYPTASIADEGGMDMLLVGDSLAMVVLGHEDTLSVTLDEMIHHCRAVTRGASRALVVGDLPFMTYEQGPDQAMHSAARLFREGGVRAVKLEGGKEVAPQVEALVKAGIPVMGHIGLTPQRVAALGGFKVQGRSAAAARSLAEDARILEDAGCFALVLEAIPAPVAAHITRTSGIPTIGIGAGAQCDGQVLVVHDMLGLFDRFTPKFVKRYAELRGHAVKAVQQYGDEVRQGEFPAAQHSFGMPEDEQRRWEENVSGADD
- the panC gene encoding pantoate--beta-alanine ligase, yielding MQIITSPEELQRLCLDWRCGGVKTALVPTMGYYHAGHESLMAYARERADKVVVSLFVNPAQFAPGEDLAAYPRDLSGDAEVAQRAGADVLFTPQPEAMYPQGFDTWVEIPGLSSGLCGADRPGHFRGVCTVVMKLMLLTLPRLAVFGEKDWQQLAVLRRMAKDMHLPVTIDGCPIVRETDGLAMSSRNVYLTPEERRQAPALYQGLIRARDMVAGGERDTAVLRAAVKEYWKQHLPEGREDYLEIVHPDTLQPLERVGGMATCAAAVRLGRARLIDNLALI
- a CDS encoding DUF502 domain-containing protein, with protein sequence MTAQDSSGGFMASLRRFIKANLFAGILVLTPLVATFLTLRVAVRWVDKLLLLLPPQYRPEAFLPFAVPGLGFLLLIVVLLVTGLLVRNFLGRRLVDLGDAILARIPLVSSLYSGIKQLVETIFTSSRDFQRVVLIEYPRKGLYTMAFVTGVAVGEIQSKTASKVLNVFVPTTPNPTSGFYLMVPEADVIPLEMNVEDAFKLLISGGILSAEHEKSKNRKKKTAIKAKNTSQEETHDPL
- the metK gene encoding methionine adenosyltransferase; amino-acid sequence: MIPYKGKYHFTSESVTEGHPDKVADQISDAVLDVLLEQDPDSRVACETMVTTGMAIIAGEITTRGYADLPQVVRDTIKEIGYNNSSMGFDWQTCAVLSSIDKQSPDIAQGVDRQDPENQGAGDQGMMFGFACDETPTLMPAPIFWAHQLSQKLTAVRKDGTVDFLRPDGKTQVSFEYVDGRPVRINNVVVSTQHAEQASQTDIIDAIRTHVIRPVLEPSGFFNEKDCEIFINTTGRFVIGGPMGDCGLTGRKIIQDTYGGMGSHGGGAFSGKDPSKVDRSGAYMGRYIAKNVVAAGLAPKCEVQIAYCIGVADPVSVLCTSLGSSDISDEVLTQAVRDVFDLRPYHISKRLDLRRPIYKKSACYGHFGREIPEFSWERTDAVDDLRAAARR